A single region of the Polyodon spathula isolate WHYD16114869_AA chromosome 5, ASM1765450v1, whole genome shotgun sequence genome encodes:
- the c5h6orf120 gene encoding UPF0669 protein C6orf120 homolog, with translation MYLHRSKILAVLLLSEALCLIQSFEEPVLEEWHLLHVVQGHVGGGNYSYLRLNHDGKITLYMQSLTGDADLYVSDKTLHPSFDNYKLHSATCGQDVVVVPVEFLRPVGIGIYGHPSYQESSFEMKVYYDWTVQDLFSESSYLVEDMERHERQSQSSEEELQDEETVIWTILIGILKLILEILF, from the coding sequence ATGTATCTGCACAGAAGTAAAATTCTCGCAGTGCTGCTCCTTTCAGAGGCCCTATGCCTCATTCAAAGCTTTGAAGAACCAGTTCTTGAGGAATGGCACCTGCTTCATGTGGTGCAAGGCCATGTTGGCGGAGGTAACTACAGCTATTTAAGGCTTAACCATGATGGAAAAATCACTCTTTACATGCAGAGTCTTACAGGTGATGCTGACTTGTATGTTTCTGACAAAACCTTACACCCCAGCTTTGACAACTATAAACTCCACTCAGCAACCTGTGGTCAAGATGTTGTAGTTGTGCCAGTGGAATTTCTGCGACCTGTGGGAATAGGCATTTATGGGCATCCGTCTTATCAAGAAAGTAGTTTTGAAATGAAAGTCTACTATGATTGGACAGTTCAAGATCTTTTTTCTGAGTCTTCTTACTTGGTTGAAGATATGGAGAGACATGAGAGGCAAAGTCAGTCCTCCGAAGAGGAACTTCAGGATGAAGAGACAGTAATTTGGACTATTCTAATTGGAATTCTTAAATTGATActtgaaatattgttttag
- the si:ch211-10d23.5 gene encoding LOW QUALITY PROTEIN: si:ch211-10d23.5 (The sequence of the model RefSeq protein was modified relative to this genomic sequence to represent the inferred CDS: substituted 1 base at 1 genomic stop codon): MQCLQSTVWKSCIIATPCFASAPKDPIYCVDLIHGIYFTAKEKIGQRAPIHLRKSITAQVIVCESEHCMEFMALVTRREQEYVLFTLFLFDAHGFSDRFVYFSVYTGKQVYXCRFGRTRVTFYTKTGALQI, from the exons atgcaatgcctGCAAAGCACGGTTTGGAAGTCATGCATCATTGCAACGCCATGCTTTGCATCAGCACCAAAGGATCCTATTTATTGTGTCGATCTAATACAtggtatatattttactgcaaaagaaaaaattgGACAAAGGGCACCAATCCATCTTCGTAAATCTATCACTGCACAAGTTATTGTTTGTGAATCAGAACATTGTATGGAGTTTATGGCCCTTGTTACCAGAAGAGAACAG GAGTATGTGCTGTTTACCCTTTTTTTGTTTGATGCACATGGCTTTTCTGACCGATTTGTGTACTTTTCAGTGTACACAGGTAAGCAAGTTTATTGATGTCGTTTTGGGAGAACTCGTGTTACATTTTACACCAAAACAG GGGCACTACAG ATCTAA